The genomic segment CTCAACGCCCATGagctttgtggtggtggtggggggcggtgTCTCCATGGAGGACAAAGTGGCCACGGCAGGTGCCCATGGGAACGGTCCTTTCTGGACATGGGGCAGGAGTGGGGGTGGTAGAAGGGACAGGACTCCCCGGCTCGCACCAGACCCTCCTTCCCAGTCCTCAGCCCCCAGCCTCTGCCAGGAAGCTGGCTGTGTAGGCCTGGGCCAGCATTGTTGCAGAAATCCTACCAGAAAGCGCAGCTCTAGACCCTTGTCACTCAAGTGTGGTCTGTGCATGGGCAGCGGCCCCCGAGAGCTGACTGTGCGTGCAGAGCCTCCATCCCAACCCAGGCCCCTGAGTCAGAACCCGACTGGAAGGAGATACCCAGGGATGCATGTGCACGCTGAGGCTCAGGAGGCACTGATCAGGACCAAGCGCCCACATCTGTCTTCCGGCCTGTCACTGAGGCAGGCCTGGGAGCTCaccctgagggtcagacacacCCAGTGACTCtctcctcccctgctcccctgcTCACTCCAAATCCTTCTTCCTGACGTCTCAGCCCCCAACCCCGTCAGGAACCTGACTGTGCAGGCTCAGAACAGCAGCTCCATCACCCTGAGCTGGAAGGCGCCTGAAGGCCCTGAGCCTGAGTACTACTGGGTCCAGTGGACTGATGACGGTAATACAACTGGGTCTCAAAGCACAGCAAATACCAGCTTCACAGCGGAAGGACTTGAAGCCGGGACGTTGTACGAGTTCTCTGTGAACGCAGTAAAAGATGGACTCAACAGCTCCTGGGTGGCTCTCAATGCCAGCACAGGTGAGAGGCAGCCGCTATtcgtattgtttttgtttgttttaatgggaGGTGACAGATGGTGGTGGAGAGCTGACAGGAGAACGTGGCACCCTCCCTCGCCCAGGGTCCCTTTGGGCCACCACGAGCAGGCAGTGAAGAAAGAATACGTGCCCtacaagaagagaagccagcacagaggggagcctgcacactgcagcggAGAGTAGACCCCACTCGCTGCAAACAGGGAAAGCCTGCTCGCAGCCACGGGGACCCAGGGCCGCCACCACGATTAGCTAGTTTATTAATTACAGCGGtgccagtggcaaagaacccacctgccagcgcaggagacacgagagacgcgggctccatccctgggtcgggaagatcccctggagaaggaaatggcagcccactccagtattcttgcctgggaaattccatggatagaggagcctgatgggctacagtccacggggtcacagagcgACTTGAGCACACACGTgagacacacacgcacaaaccAGAAAGACCAGAGTCAACAGCTCCATCTGGAAAGTTGATATGTCTGGAAGTGAGAAGGTTCTGTCCCTGGGGCAGCTTGTGACAGACAGTGTAGGGCATGGTGATGGGTGGGGCTCAGGGCTGTAGAGCCCGGACAGAGGGCCTGAGCGATCCCGGACCCCCCACCTCTGGCCACGTTTCTGCGGTCCACACTCCTTAGCAAGTAGACTCCCTCCCATGCCTAGGTACTTACACTTTGCTTTGAGGAGGAAGAGACTGGGGCACCATGGGTGTGCGGCGGAGGGGAGGGGTCCTTGGGGATCCAGCCCCTTCGGTCTCTATCCTCACTTCTCAGCTCCCAGCGAGGTTATAGCCCTACAGAAGCAAAATCAGACCAACAGCTTCATCACCCTGAAGTGGGAGGCCCCTGCAGACCCACGGCCCCAGTCCTATGTATACTGGGTCCATTGGGCCAGCAGAGGACATCTCCAGAGGAAGCAAGGTCCCCAAGGACACCAGGACAACCAGACGGGCAGGACCAATGGGACTCGCTATACGGTGGAGGCACTGGTGCCCGGGACTTGGTACAGCTTCAACGTGTGGGCTGAGAGCAACGGTGTACACGGTTGCAAACAGAGCCTCAATGCGTCCACGGGTGAGATGGGGCTCCCTTTAACCTGGTGGGGGGCTTAGGTCGGGCCTGGGGACAGTGAGAGGTGAGTGGCCCATGGGGTCATGATGTCATGTGTTGCAGTGACACAGACGGTCAAAGGGCTCATGGGAGTTGTAGTCTGTGGAGACCTGTGGCCTGTCCCTGtgtggacaacagagaatgaggggTGAAGAGGTATTCTGGTTTGGGGGACGGAAAGGACGCGCTGGTTCTCAGAGAATTGGCCTGACTGGTGGGGAGCGGGGCAGTGGGAAGTCCCCCCGGATGGAGCCTCCTGACACCTCTCATCCTGCACACAGTCCCAGATCCTGCCAACATCACCTCCTGTGTCATCACCTCCGGGGGCCACGAGGTCATCCTGGCCTGGTCCTGCCCCCAGGGAGGCTACGAGGCCTTTGAACTGAAGGTTGGGGGGCAGCTGGGCCCCCAGAACAACTCCTCCTGCGGGGAAGCCGTGAAGGTGCCGTTACTCAGGCCGGCTCAGTCCTACTCAGCCACCGTCACAACCCTCTGGGATGAAATGAGGGCCCCGTCTGCCTCGGTGGTCTGCCACGCGGAGAGCGGGCACGCGGGTGAGTGGGGTCCCGGGGAAGGGGAACTCGTGGCCTTCCCCACCCCTTCAGGCCCTGCTCTGAGGCAGGCCCACCCGCCCAGGGGGTCCTCTCTGCTTGTGTTTTCTTTGCTGCTTTCTTTAAAACAGCTCTGTTGAGACGTGATTCCTATAACATACAACAGTTCATCCACGGAAAGGGTACAGCCCCCTGGCTGCTGCATATTCGCAGTATTTGCAGCAATCGTTGCCATTGGTTTTAGAACGTTTTCATCATcccataaagaaaagaaaagttgtcCCCTTAAGCcttgttgttcggtcgctcagtcatgtccgactctttgtgaccccatgaacctcagcacgccaggtctccctgtccgtcaccaactcccagagtttatccagattcatgtccgtcgagtcggtgatgccatccaaccatctcatcctctgttgtccccctctcctcttgccctcaatctttcccagcatcagggacttttccagtgagttggctcttcccatcaggtggccaaactattgcagcttcagcttcagcatcaatccttccaatgaatactcagggttgatttcctttaggatggactggtttgctctccttgctgttcacaggactctcaagagtctcctttaAGGCTGTTACCCCCCCCCGACTTCCCCAGCCCCCCGCCGTCACCCCTGACTTCCCCAGCCCCCCGCCATCACCCCCAACTTCCCAGTCCTCCACCAACCAGCCGTTGGCGATCTCTAATCGACACCTGTCTCTCTAGATTTGCCTCTTATGGATCTTTCCTAGAAATACAGTCACACAGTATGTGGTCCCTTGTGACTGGTTTCTCTCACTTAGTGTAATGATTTTGAGGCTCATCCAGGGTTCTAATGTGTATCAGTGCTtcgttgctttttaaaaaattaattatttgcttttggctgtgctgggtcttggtcgCTGCAAGggtttttctccagctgtggaggggtggggctcctctctagctggggTGTGCCAGTTTCTCGCTGTGGTGGCATCTCTTATTGCTGAGCACAGGCCCCGGGGCGtgcgggcttcaggagctgtggtgcacgggctcaggagttgcagcttccgggctctggagcacaggctcagtagtcgtggctcatgggcttagttgcttcgaggcctgtggaatcttcccggaccagggatcgaacctgtgtcccccggAGTCTTACCACggagcccccagggaaggcccCGAGCAAGTGATGACTTTTGATCAGCAACTCAGGAACTAAGAGGCTGTGGGGCAAGGTTAGGTCAGTGGGCAGTGTGGGGGcgttctcctctccctcctctggcCTCGAGTCTACCCCATGGGCCTCTGATCTGAGTCTGGGGGGCTCAGGACAGCAGGAACGCAGCGCCAGGCTCTAACAGCCCCCACCCCGCCTTCCCCAGGGGTCATTGCCGGCGCCGTGCTCAGCGTCCTCCTGTTACTCGTCCTGGTGGGCCTGCTTCTCTTCTTCCTGAAGAGGAGGTGAGACTCCAACACACAGGGCTCACGGGGCACCTGGAGGGCGGCCCCAGGGACAGACAGGGACCCCTGCTCCAGCCTCATTCCCGATCCTTTTCCTCCCCTTGTCCTTTTCCCAGGCATAGACAGAGGGAGAAGAAACCCGCACCCAAGGATCTGGAGATCAGGTGAGTGGGTCTGGGGAGCGCCAGAGACTCACTGTCGATTCAAATCCATCTGGCCACCGGACAGGTCAGAGGGCAGGATCAGGGGACCCACCTGCAGGGGCCATCATGCCTCCACCGCTGCCTGCTCCCTAAGCGCTCTGGGCCGGTGGCTACGAAACTGCTTTCAGCCTCTGCTCTGGGACCCCCGCTCATTCATCCAACAGCGCGACCACCGAACCCCCATAAAGCATCAGGCACTGTTGTAGGAAACAGCGACGGAAACAAAGATTCCTGCCCTTGTGGCGCTTACGTTCCAAcacaaggacttccctgctggtccggGGGTTGgaactccaggcttccactgcagggcacacGGGTGAGACCCCTcgttggggatctaagatccttCAAGCCTCGAGGCACAACCAAAGGCAAACACAGGAGCGCACAGGAAGTAGAACAAGCTGATGAAGGCCATGACGGTTACGTGGAGACAAACAAAGCGAGAGATAGAGCTAACAAGAGTAGCGGAGTATTTTAGATAGGGTGTCCAGGAGAAGCCTCACTAACCAGATGACTAAGAGAAAGCCATTTGAGGACAGACTTGAAGCAAATGAGGGGAAGAGCCCTGTGCCCACCTGGGAAAAGACATTCCAGGCGGAGGCGCCGAAGCAGTCACCCTCTTGGGGTGCTGGGAGAACGAGGCCTGTCTCTGAGGCTGAGCAGAGTGTGGGTGAAGGGAGGCGGGTAGGAAGCGAGGTTGGAGAGGTACCAGGTGGGGTCAGATAAGAGTGAAGACTGCATTTTATCCGGAGATCAGAGTGTTTGGAAGCTTTTGAGTAGACCCCTGATACAGTTAAGAAGCAAAGGCAAAAAGCAGGGAGGCAGCAAAATGTGTTTAATAATACAGACATCGTTAAGTCTCAGAGCAGGAAAGGGTTAGAGGGAATCGGATTCAAGATGTCATCTGAGTGTTTAAACAGCAGATCTGGTTACAGATTGGATGTGTTGGTGTGGAACTCAGAGAGGGCTCAAGAGTGACCCCAAGGCATTTAGCCTGAGCCCCAGGAAGGCTGGAATCGCCATGACTTGAGGCAGAATGTCTATGGTGGGGGCAGGTTTGAGGGAAAAGTGTCAGGAGCTCAGTGGTGGACACATTGAGTTTGAAATGCTTGTTGGATGTGCGAGTGAAGACGAAGATGAACAAGCCATTGGATAAAGCTCTGCAGTTCAGGAGAACATTTGTGCAAATATCTTCACTCTGGGCCAATCGTCATTAAATCTCTATGTTAGAACAGTCCCCAGGGATTAACAGAGGAGCGTCAGGGCAAGGAGTTGAGGAAAGCTGGGAGGCCAGCTGTGaggctgttcagttgctcagtggacTCTGtcacccagtggactgcagcacgccaggctcccctgtccttcactatatccaagagcttgctcaaactcatgtccatcgagtcggtgatgccatccaaccatctcatcctctgtcgtccccttctcctcctgccttcagtctttcccagcatcagggtcttttccaacgagtcagctcttcacatcaggtggccaaagtattggagcttcagcttcagcatcagtccttctagtgaatattcagggttgatttcctttaggatggactggtttgatccccttgctgtccatggggcttgTGGCCACCAGAGGTGGGTGCCTGAGGGGGAGTAAGTACAGGTATCAGGGCGATGATGCCCAGTTTCTCCTTCGCCGTAGAATCTGTCCTGGCCAGCATCCCGCCCCAGTCACCCTCTGACCTCTCCCCTCCCTACCCTGTGTCCCTTACACTGCCCCTGCGACAAATCTCTGCACCCACTGGATTCCAAGTCTGGTCCCGCCTACACGTCGAGCATTTTGCCATCCTCAACCTCGGTGCCTCGCAGGTGGAGATTCCTGGAGGCTGGTGGGAAACAGGTCTGAAGCTCAGGACGGGGAGAAGTGGGGACTGGAGATTTAGAAACTGTAGACGAAGGTGAAGCTACAGAAGTGGTCAAACCCTATGAGAAGCGTGTGTCCAGTGAGAAAGGGGGAGACGAGGATGGACTCCCGGGAACGCCCCCCTTTTAGGATGGATGGAGGGTGAGGGGCCTACCAATgaggaggagcagcagcagccagagaggCCGGTGGTGGTGCCAACCAGGAGAGGGTGCTCAGAAGAGGGTGGATCCAGAAAAAACCAAAGTGCTGCGGAGCACTGACTCAGAGGATGGCCTGAGGGGCAGCCTTTGGAAGTGCAGCTAAGGAGGCAAATCAGACTTTGAAACAGTCCTTGTTCCCCTGGAGTCACGGTGCAAACACCAGGCCGGTGAAGGGTGGGAAGGAAGCAGAGAACTGGCCTGCCTGAGAAGGCTGAAGGCAAAGGCATGTTTCCGTCCATCGCATTGTTGTGCATGTAGGTGTGATGGGGCCGCTGGATCCGAAGACAGACACCGTTCAGAGGCAGTTTACTGCACTCAGATCCCAGCGAGCGGTTACACGTTACACCAGGCAgggccacacagacacacacccagggtcggctgggaggtggggggaccCCTGAGGAAGAGGCTGTATCCTGGTTTTCATGGGGACAAGTGGGCAATGCAAGCCAAACAGGTTGAGCTGGAGTCACCTCAGTGGACCCCAAGGGCTGTTCCCTGTCGCTGGAGGCGATCTGAGCAGACAGCCCAGAGTGTGTGATCCTGAAAGGGGCGGTGGTGAGGGTGTGCAATTTCGTCAGCTCGTCAGGAAGGAGAGCTGGGGAACTCCCTGGCGTCCGGTTCACCGCCAGGGCCAGGTTCAGTCCCGGCTCGGGGATCTCCCGCAGGCCACGCGGCtcggccaaatgaataaataaaaaggaaaaagtgtaAAAATCAACCAAAAaccaattacattaaaaaaaaaaaaaaaaaaaaaaggagaactgAACTGGTGAGCCTCCAGCCAGGGACTCACAACCGAGTCTGGACTGACTGGACTTACAGCATTGCAAGGGGAGGGGCAGAAACACCAGCTCGAAGGacgcttgtttgtttgtttgtttggttttgtctatgccgggtcttagttgccctgcaggcttctctccagttgcagagcgcaggcttcTCACGcgctgacttctcttgttgccgggcaccagggatcgaacctgtgtcctctgccttggcaggcggattctttaccactgagccactagggaagccccagaggattCCCTTTTTCAGTACGAAAGTGAGAGTAGCGTGCTCACACTCAAACGGGAAGAGGGAAGAACAGGGAATTGGGGCCTAGAGACGGGCAGTGGCCCTAAAGGGCCGAAGGAGCACCTCTCCCTCTTTCTGAGTCAAAACGActcccaagggacttccctggggggccagcagttaagactgtgctcccggtgcagggggcctggcttcgatccctcctcagggaacttgatcccacatgtcacaggtaagacccaacacagccaaaaaacaaattcTGATCGTGGTAAAAAGATAGACGAGCTATAACTCACCACTGCAGACCGTTTTTAAGTGCCCGGTTCAGTGGCACGAAGTCCACGCCCATTGTCGTGCAGCTGGCACTGCCATCTACCCGTAAAACTCTTAAAACAGAACAGAACACGGCTTTGTTTATTTAGGCCACGCTGCAGGCCTtgtaggctcttagttccccagtcagggatcaaactggcacccttggcagtgaaagcctggagtcctaaccgTTGCACTGCCGGGGGAATTCCCTAGAGAACTCTCTTCACCCGGCAGAAACGAAACTCTGTACCCAGTAAGCACTAACTCCCAGTTTCCCctgtctccccagcccctggaaacccCCTTCTGCTTTCAGGTTGTATGAGTTTGATGACTAGCTGCCTCATATAGGTGGGAATCGTATTTGTGCTCTTGTGACCGGCTCATTTcacccagcatcaggccctcatGTTCCTCCATGGTGCCTTATGGGTCAGAATTTCCCTCCTTCttaaggatgaataatattccgcTGTATACATAGAGCACATCTTCTTGATCCATTCACCTGTCACTGGACACACGGTTTGCTGTCACTTtttagctactgtgaataatgcagctgtgaacatgggtgtacaaataccTGAGAcattgctttcagttcttttgggcgCATACCCGCGGACAGATTTGATGAATGAGAAACAAAATCGGTAATTTGAAAAGACGTCTGCAcctcccatgttcatagcagcagtatcCGCCATAGCTAGGATATGGtaacaacctaggtgtccatcagtggatgaatgaacaaagaagatagcatacagacaatggaatattactgagccataaaaaaggaatgaagtgatGCCATTTGTGACACCGTGGATGGACCTttagggcattatgctaagtgagactAGTCAGAGgaggacaaatactgtgtgatatcactGGCATGTGGAATCATCAAAACGgttgagggaattccctgccGGTCCAGGGATTAGAACTCAGTGCTTTTATTgcccatggtcagggaactaagatcctgcaagctttgtggcacagtcaaaaaaaaaaaattaaaaaaaaaataatagaaccgcagactcatagatacagataaTACATTGGTGGGTGCCAGAGGCAGAGAGTGACTTGGGTGAAGGAGGATAAAAGGtccaaacttccaattataagatAAGTAAGTCCTGGGGGAGgtgcaaaaaagaaaagcaaaaccccCTCCTTTTATCCCAAGAACGTGCGGGTAAAGGCGGTTCAAAGACTCACCCCTCTCCGCCCCGCAGGTTCCCAGGGGACATCCTGGCGGAAGACTTTGCCGAGCACGTCTGGAGAAACGAGAGGGACAGCAACTATGGCTTTGCCGAGGAGTACCAGGTGGGGTGAGCCGGCCCCGCGCGGCCACCAGCCCCTCCCGCCCCTGCGGGGCTGAGCAGAAGCAGGCATGCCCAGCTGGGTGGCTCACAGAAATCCCCAGCCACCATCGGCCACCTTTTTGACTCACACTGGTGTCCGGTAGCCGGGTCCCTTCTCTCccgcctgcccccagccctggcctTTTCCTCCCAGTAGCCGTCTC from the Capra hircus breed San Clemente chromosome 18, ASM170441v1, whole genome shotgun sequence genome contains:
- the PTPRH gene encoding receptor-type tyrosine-protein phosphatase H isoform X2, translating into MTGAGGGLQAWGSLLLLGLCSWTGARAAAPNPVRNLTVQAQNSSSITLSWKAPEGPEPEYYWVQWTDDGNTTGSQSTANTSFTAEGLEAGTLYEFSVNAVKDGLNSSWVALNASTAPSEVIALQKQNQTNSFITLKWEAPADPRPQSYVYWVHWASRGHLQRKQGPQGHQDNQTGRTNGTRYTVEALVPGTWYSFNVWAESNGVHGCKQSLNASTVPDPANITSCVITSGGHEVILAWSCPQGGYEAFELKVGGQLGPQNNSSCGEAVKVPLLRPAQSYSATVTTLWDEMRAPSASVVCHAESGHAGVIAGAVLSVLLLLVLVGLLLFFLKRRHRQREKKPAPKDLEIRFPGDILAEDFAEHVWRNERDSNYGFAEEYQQLVLEDHGQSQTVASAPENSAKNRYRNVLPYDWSRVPLRALLGQPGSEYINASFIPGLWSSREFIAAQGPLPQTVGDFWRLVWEQQSHTLVMLTNCVESGRVKCEHYWPLDAQPCTHGHLQVTLVGEEVAEDWAVRNLTLRHVQQQKTLPVRQFHYVTWPDHGVPHSPDPLLAFWRMLRQWLDQTVGGGPPIVHCSLQNSPAKYPTSGYSKDGALQSAGGFRRPRGLTPPCPCLALAWAARAPSLPWMCCCGSWSARVSWGPLPT
- the PTPRH gene encoding receptor-type tyrosine-protein phosphatase H isoform X3; amino-acid sequence: MTGAGGGLQAWGSLLLLGLCSWTGARAAAPNPVRNLTVQAQNSSSITLSWKAPEGPEPEYYWVQWTDDGNTTGSQSTANTSFTAEGLEAGTLYEFSVNAVKDGLNSSWVALNASTAPSEVIALQKQNQTNSFITLKWEAPADPRPQSYVYWVHWASRGHLQRKQGPQGHQDNQTGRTNGTRYTVEALVPGTWYSFNVWAESNGVHGCKQSLNASTVPDPANITSCVITSGGHEVILAWSCPQGGYEAFELKVGGQLGPQNNSSCGEAVKVPLLRPAQSYSATVTTLWDEMRAPSASVVCHAESGHAGVIAGAVLSVLLLLVLVGLLLFFLKRRHRQREKKPAPKDLEIRFPGDILAEDFAEHVWRNERDSNYGFAEEYQQLVLEDHGQSQTVASAPENSAKNRYRNVLPYDWSRVPLRALLGQPGSEYINASFIPVRLGSAWAREPRKVKCEHYWPLDAQPCTHGHLQVTLVGEEVAEDWAVRNLTLRHVQQQKTLPVRQFHYVTWPDHGVPHSPDPLLAFWRMLRQWLDQTVGGGPPIVHCSAGVGRTGTLIALDVLLRQLECEGLVGPFAYVKKMRESRPLMVQTEAQYVFLHQCILRYLQQSATVRAQEGATYENLLMENVAATEA
- the PTPRH gene encoding receptor-type tyrosine-protein phosphatase H isoform X1 — protein: MTGAGGGLQAWGSLLLLGLCSWTGARAAAPNPVRNLTVQAQNSSSITLSWKAPEGPEPEYYWVQWTDDGNTTGSQSTANTSFTAEGLEAGTLYEFSVNAVKDGLNSSWVALNASTAPSEVIALQKQNQTNSFITLKWEAPADPRPQSYVYWVHWASRGHLQRKQGPQGHQDNQTGRTNGTRYTVEALVPGTWYSFNVWAESNGVHGCKQSLNASTVPDPANITSCVITSGGHEVILAWSCPQGGYEAFELKVGGQLGPQNNSSCGEAVKVPLLRPAQSYSATVTTLWDEMRAPSASVVCHAESGHAGVIAGAVLSVLLLLVLVGLLLFFLKRRHRQREKKPAPKDLEIRFPGDILAEDFAEHVWRNERDSNYGFAEEYQQLVLEDHGQSQTVASAPENSAKNRYRNVLPYDWSRVPLRALLGQPGSEYINASFIPGLWSSREFIAAQGPLPQTVGDFWRLVWEQQSHTLVMLTNCVESGRVKCEHYWPLDAQPCTHGHLQVTLVGEEVAEDWAVRNLTLRHVQQQKTLPVRQFHYVTWPDHGVPHSPDPLLAFWRMLRQWLDQTVGGGPPIVHCSAGVGRTGTLIALDVLLRQLECEGLVGPFAYVKKMRESRPLMVQTEAQYVFLHQCILRYLQQSATVRAQEGATYENLLMENVAATEA